The Bradyrhizobium sp. CCBAU 051011 DNA segment GGGCAAAGACCGGCTTTCCCAGCGCGTGCGCTACATCGATCGCGGCCCTGGCAATAGTCACGTCCATGTTCACTACCGGGTTGCCCTCGCCCTTATAGACGCCGGTGAACAGCTTTATTCCGTCCAGGCCCAGTTGCATGTAGAGCCGCGCCCACTGCGCCGCCTCCTCGGGCGTCGTAGCCATGGGGAGCTGCAGTTCGGCCGGCAGATAGGCGGGATGACCGTCCTTTGGGAAGATGTTGCCGGCAAGGTAGATCGTGGGACCAAGGACTTCACCTGCATTGACGCGGCGGCGCAGCGGCAGCGAGTCGTCGGGGTGAGAACCGACATCCCACACGGTGGTGAAGCCCCATCGCGTCAGCATCTCCTCCATATGCGCGGTGAGTGACGCGGCCGACGCGCTGGCGGCGTTCTTCCACGCGGCTTGCGTGAAATGGACGTGACTGTTCCAGAATCCGGCTACCACCGTCTTGCCAGTGCAATCGATAAGGCGCGCATCTGATGGAATCCGGATATCATTGCGGTTGCCGGTCGCGGCGATGGCGCCGTTCGAAATGACAATGACGGCGTCGGCAACTGGCGCAGCGTCAGGCGACGCGTAGACGCTACCGCCTACGAGCGCGAGGGTTTGCGCATTGGCCGAAGCACTCGCGCCGGCGGCCCCGATCAAAACGAAAAGGCAAAACGCCAGGCGGACTAGAATTCCGTTCATACGCGGCACCCCTGAATTTACATCTGGCGGTCCGATGGTAGAGACGGTCCGGACCCCGCAATATCAAATCAGTGTGTGTCCGGTTTGACAGATATTGCGGCGTTGCGTGCGCGCTATTCCTCGGGCGCGTTCTCGATCGGATCGAACCGGTCGTGCTCCAATCCCAGCAGATTCCAGGATTGCAGCATGTGCGGTGGCAGCGGCGCGCTGACATCGATCACGCCGCCGCGCGGATGCGGGATCACGAGCCGTCGCGCCAACAGATGCAGGCGGTTCTGCAGGCCGCCCGGCAGCTCCCAATTCTCCTTGTTGAAATATTTAGGATCGCCGACGATGGCGTGGTCGATATGCGCCATGTGGGCGCGCAACTGGTGCGTTCGCCCGGTGACCGGCTTCAGCGATACCCAGGCGAGCTTCTGCGCCGAGGTCTCGACCACGGCGTAATAGGTCACCGCGTGGCTGGCGCCCTCGTCGCCATGCTTGGCGACGCGCATGATGCTGTCCTCCTCGCTCTCCTCCTTGGCGAGATAGGTCGAGATGCGGCCCTGCTTCGGCTTCGGCACGCCGGCCACCAGCGCCCAGTAAATCTTGCGCGCGGAGCGGTGGCGGAACGAGCCGGTCAAGGCGGTGGCGGCAAAGCGGGTTTTTGCGATCAGCAGACAGCCCGACGTTTCCCGGTCCAGCCGGTGCACCAGCCGCGGCTTCTGCCCCTTGGCGTCGCGCATCACTTCCAGCATGTCGTCGACGTTGCGCGTGATGCCGGAGCCGCCCTGCACCGCAAGCCCCGCTGGCTTGTTCAGCACCATGACGTCGGCGTCCTCGAACAGCGTCATCTCCTTCAACGCCTGCAACGTCTTGGTCGCGGCTTCCGAGAGCGGGCCCGCGCCCTTCGGCGTATCGAGCTTGAGCGGCGGGATGCGCACGCTCTGGCCCTCCTCAAGCCGGTCCTTGCTGTCAGCCCGCTTGCCGTTGACGCGCAGCTCGCCCTTCCGGACGATGCGCTGGATGTGGGAGAACGACAGGCCGGGAAAGCGCGCTTCGAGGAAACGATCGACGCGCATGTTGTTTTCGTCCGCGGTGACGACGACGGTCTGGACCTTGGTCGGCAGCGGCGGCGGCTCGGCCTTCTCGGGCGCAGCGGCCACAGGAACGGGCTTTTCCCGGCGCGGCTCGGCAAAGCGCGTAGGCTTTCCGCCCTGACGATGCGCCGGAGGCCGCTCGGCCGGCGCGCCCCGATAAGGGCGCGCACCCTTGGGACGATCACCCGGCGCGCGGGATTTTGCGAGGGGTCTCTTGACGCGGCGGCTCATGGGCGATCTAGCTCCGAACTTGTCGCGAAGTCGATCGGCCGGCGCGGCGCGGCAACGCTGCGATCTCCTTACCTACTTCGTTTTCGGCGAGGCGCAGTTCATAGAGCTGCTGCAAATTCATCCAGAATTGCGGGCTGGTGCCAAACCAGTGCCCCAGACGCAATGCCGTGTCGGCGGTGATACCGCGCTGGCCGTGAATGATACCCGTAATCCGGTTTACCGGCACGTCAATCTGACGCGAAAGTTCCGCGGCGGTGATTCCAAGCTCTTGCAATTCTTCGGCGAGATGTTCGCCGGGATGAATGGGGGAGCGAGGCATTGTGTTCTTCCTTCAGTGATAATCGACAATTTCCACTTCGATCGGGCCGGGTGATCCTTCCGGCCAACCGAAGCAAATTCGCCATTGATCGTTGATACGAATCGAAAACAGTCCAGCACGGTCGCCTCTGAGTGCTTCCAGACGGTTGCCAGGCAACGCCGCCAAATCAGCCAGACTGGTCGCCGATTCCAGTCGATCAAGACGCAACTCGGCCTGTCGCGCAAAACCGGAGAACTCCTTGACGTGGCGGCCTGAGGCAAACCGCGCGGTGCGCTTGTCCCGATAGCTGACGATCATCGTCCGGAAAAGATAGCAGGACTTACGACTTACGTAAATAGTAAATCGCGGCGTTCGCGGAGCCTTCCATCTCACCGTCTCGTTGCGGTTTGCGGGCAACGGCATCGCAGGGAAACCACTACAAATCCGTTCCGAGATCGGCCATGTTCGGTACAACGGGAACATCAAAGGAGCCCCGGATGGCCTTTTCGAAGTTGGTGCTATCACTGGTGGCAGTCTTCCTCGCCAGCACCGCGGCCGCCCAGCAAGCCCCGATGTCGGAGGATCTGGCCTGGAAGCTTCTCGAACTCGGCCGCGTCATTGATCCGCCCAAGACGGCCGCGCTGTTCGCGCCGCTGCAGCAAAAAGAGCCGTATCAGGGCGTCAATGTCGAGCGGGACGTCAAATACGGTCCGGCCGATCGTAACCTTCTCGATATTTTCGTGCCGGAGACGGCTGCATCTCCCCGGCCGGTGCTGATCTATGTGCATGCCGGTGCATTCGTGGGCGGCAACAAGCGCACGACACCGACCAGCCCGTTCTATGACAACATCATGCTGTGGGCGGTGAAGAACGGCTTTATCGGCGTCAACGCCACGTACCGCCTCGCTCCGCAGGCGCCCTGGCCGGCGGGCGCCGAGGATATGGCCACTGTGGTCAAGTGGGTCACGGACAAGATCGGCGAACGTGGGGGCAATCCCGCGCGCATCTACCTGATGGGACATTCCGCGGGTGCCGTTCACGTGGCAAGCTATGTATCGCATCCCGAGTTTCACAAGGTGAAGGGCGGCGGCCTGGCCGGCGCGATCATGATCTCGGGCATTTACGATCTGACCGGGATGTCGCTCGCTGATGGCCAGCGCGCCTATTACGGCGACGATCCCGCGCGCTACGCCGAACGTTCCTCGCTACAGGGTTTGGCGACGACCGACATCCCGCTGATGATGGCTGTCGCCGAACTTGATCCAGAAGGCTTCGTGTTGCAATTCGACCGCGCGAAGCAAGCGACTTGCAAGCGCGCCAGCGGATGTGCACGCGCTCTCCTGCTACCGCAGCACAGCCACATGTCGGAAGTGTATTCGATCAACGCAGTGGAATCGCCCCTTGCCGACGAGATTTTGGAGTTCGTGAAGACCGGGAAATAGCTTTCGTCACACCGCCACGCGTCACTTTCCCGCCTTCACAGCCGGTTGATGATGCGTCGTCGGCTCGCGGGCTTTAATAACGACCAGCGAGCGTAGCGTGCGATGATCGGCATTGATCTCACCACGTCATTGCGAGGAGCGAAGCGACGAAGCAATCCATCTCACCGTTGCCGAAGCATGGATTGCTTCGCTTCGCTCGCAATGACGGGAGCCGCGGCACGTCGCCGGCCCACACGGGCCTCAGGCGAATTGCGCGAGGCCGTGGCCTACGGACCAATTCTCTTTTGCTGCGTCGAGAACATTCACGAACACGTCCTCTGGCCGGATGCCAGGGTTGTCACCGAGCAATTGGGCGACCCGCCGGAACAGCGCCTTCTTTTGTTCGGCGGTGCGCGTGTCGAACACGGTGATCTGGATGTACACGAGGTCATCGCTACGGGTGACGCCAAAGGCATTGCCGTAGCGGAAGTTCGCCGCGTCGTGCTCGGTGATGGTCATGAACTGGTCGTCTTCGGGCACGTTGAGCGCCTCGCGCATTGCTCGGTAGAGGCTGTTGAAGATCGCTTGGCGATAAGCTTCCGGTTTTCCGGCGCGCAGCGAGATGTGAATGAGAGGCATCGCGAATCCTTTCGCATCCTGTCCTCGCCCGTACGGCGGCTCCCGCACGAGTGGTTCACTTCATCGGCAAAATGAGCTATCAATCGTTTTTGACACGATATCAAAAACACATTCTTGACGCTGCGTCAAATATTATCTGACCGCGTCAGGACTGAGACTATTGAGCTGAGGAGCGAAATTGAGACCGCGCGAGTTTGACCATGACGACGTCCTGCGCATCGCGTTCGAACAATTCTGGCGCAAAGGCGTGCGCGGCACGTCGCTCTCGGACATCGCGCGCGACGCGGGCGTCCAGCGCGGCAGTCTCTACAACGCCTTCGGCAGCAAGGAAGCGCTGTTTCTCTGCGCCTATGAGCGCTATGCGAGCAAATATCTGAGCGCGCTCCAGAAGGCACTCAACTCAGGCACCTTGCGCGAGCGGCTCACGGCGTTTTTCGACGTAACGATAAAGAACTTCCGTTCCGGTTCCCCGCCCCGCGGATGTCCGACCACGCGCGGGCTGATGGAGCTGGCATCGGGCGCAGGCGAAGGGCTGGATGAGAACGCGCGCCAGGCTTTCGCGGACCTGGTGGCCCGCGCCACCGCTCTCATTCAGGAAGCTTTGTCCGAGGGCAAGAAGCGAGGCGAATTCAGGGGCACCCCCGAGGTCGCGGCATTGCACATCGCTACCGTCACGCGCGGATTGGCCGTGCTCGAGCGCGCGTTCGGCGATGAAGCCCAGCTTCGGACGATCGCCGCGCACACCATCGACCTCATCCTCGGCAAGGAAATACGTTAGTTGCCGGCAAATGACTGCCGCGCCCGTTCCGGCGATGGCTCCGCGGCGGCTACTTGCACTGCGCAGCCTTCCTCACCGTCATCAAATCATCGCCGGAATTGTTGGACGGACGCTTCTTGCCGGCTTCATCCGCCGCAGCGCATGCCGCTGCCGCGTCGCCGTTCTGGAAGCGTGCCACCGCGAGATTGGTCCAGGCATCGCCGAGGTCAGGCGAATCCTTGACCGCCTGCTCCAGCACGGGCTGCGCCTCGCGCGGACGCTTGGCGATCAGCAGGAAGCGGCCGTAGTCGGCCCTGAGCGCCTTCACCGGATTGGGTTGCTTGAGCGCGATCTTGAACAGTTCGTTCGCGGCATCGAGGTCATTGAAGCGAAACTGAGCGACCACCGCGAAGCCGTGATAGAGGCTGCTCTGTTCGGGCGAGATGAGAAACGCCTGATTAAATCGCAGCGCGGCCTCCCGTATCTTGCCGGTATTGACCGCCCTCCACCCGCGCATGGTGATTTCCTCAAACGCCTTTTCGCGCGAGCCGGTCGCCCCGATGATGGCGCTGACGAACTTCTCATCGGAGGCTTTCTCTTCCGAATTCTTGGCCGCGAATCCGAAAAACGGCTGCTCGTTGGTCGGCGCCGTATAGCTTCGCTTCGTCACCTGGACGCCCGGCGCTACCTCAACGGTGTCAGCGGCCGCGGCAAGCGGCGACCCCAGCATCGAGATACATGCGGCTGCCCGGATAGCCTGCCTGAGATAGTTCCTGAACCTGTTCATTCGCGCCTGTCCCGCTCCCTACGCAACTTCGCCCAGTAATCCAGCCGCTTGCGGATCTCGCGCTCGAAACCGCGATCGGGTGGATCGTAAAAAGTCTGCCGCCCCAAAGCTTCCGGGAAATAGTCCTGCCCCGAAAACGCGTCCGGCGCGTCGTGATCGTATTCGTAGCCGGAACCATAGCCTTCCGACTTCATCAGCTTGGTCGGCGAATTCAAAATATGTTTTGGCGGAAGCAGCGAGCCGCCCTCTTTCGCCGTCCGCATCGCCGCGCCAAAGGCCTTGTATGCGGCGTTCGATTTCGGCGCGGTGGCGAGATAAATCACGGCCTGCGCGATCGCAAGTTCGCCTTCGGGATGGCCGAGGAAGTCGAAGGCATCCTTGGCGGCATTGCAGATCACCAGCGCGTGCGGATCGGCAAGGCCGATGTCTTCCACCGCCATGCGCACGACGCGACGCGCCAGGAACAGCGGGTCTTCGCCGGCATCGAGCATGCGCGCGAGGTAATACAGCGCGGCATCGGGATCGGAGCCGCGCACCGATTTATGCAGCGCCGAAATCAGGTTGTAATGGCCGTCGGCGGATTTGTCGTAGATCGGCGCGCGGCGCTGCAAGATTTCCTGCAACTGCGCGGCATTGAAGATTTCGTCCTTGCGCGCGGCGCGCCAGACCTCTTCGACCAGCGTCAGCGCGGCGCGGCCATCGCCATCGGCCATCCGCACCAGCACGGCGCGCGCCTCCGCATCGAGCGGCAACCTCCGCCCCTCGACTTTCTCGGCATGCGCAAAGAGCTTTTCGATTGCGGCGGCATCGAGCGAGTGAAACACCAGCACTCGCGCCCGCGACAGCAACGCGGCGTTGAGCTCGAATGAGGGATTTTCGGTGGTGGCGCCGACCAGCACCACGGTGCCGTCTTCCATTACGGGCAGAAACGAATCCTGCTGGGCGCGGTTGAAACGATGCACCTCGTCGACGAACAACAGCGTGCCCTTGCCCATCTCGCGCCGGGCGCGCGCCGCGTCGAACACCTTCTTCAAGTCGGCGACGCCGGAAAACACCGCGGAAATCTGCTCGAAATGCAGTTCGGT contains these protein-coding regions:
- a CDS encoding tautomerase family protein, with product MPLIHISLRAGKPEAYRQAIFNSLYRAMREALNVPEDDQFMTITEHDAANFRYGNAFGVTRSDDLVYIQITVFDTRTAEQKKALFRRVAQLLGDNPGIRPEDVFVNVLDAAKENWSVGHGLAQFA
- a CDS encoding HigA family addiction module antitoxin, which encodes MPRSPIHPGEHLAEELQELGITAAELSRQIDVPVNRITGIIHGQRGITADTALRLGHWFGTSPQFWMNLQQLYELRLAENEVGKEIAALPRRAGRSTSRQVRS
- a CDS encoding alpha/beta hydrolase encodes the protein MAFSKLVLSLVAVFLASTAAAQQAPMSEDLAWKLLELGRVIDPPKTAALFAPLQQKEPYQGVNVERDVKYGPADRNLLDIFVPETAASPRPVLIYVHAGAFVGGNKRTTPTSPFYDNIMLWAVKNGFIGVNATYRLAPQAPWPAGAEDMATVVKWVTDKIGERGGNPARIYLMGHSAGAVHVASYVSHPEFHKVKGGGLAGAIMISGIYDLTGMSLADGQRAYYGDDPARYAERSSLQGLATTDIPLMMAVAELDPEGFVLQFDRAKQATCKRASGCARALLLPQHSHMSEVYSINAVESPLADEILEFVKTGK
- a CDS encoding TetR/AcrR family transcriptional regulator; its protein translation is MRGTSLSDIARDAGVQRGSLYNAFGSKEALFLCAYERYASKYLSALQKALNSGTLRERLTAFFDVTIKNFRSGSPPRGCPTTRGLMELASGAGEGLDENARQAFADLVARATALIQEALSEGKKRGEFRGTPEVAALHIATVTRGLAVLERAFGDEAQLRTIAAHTIDLILGKEIR
- a CDS encoding replication-associated recombination protein A, translating into MSPKKPREAANLFAAAGMEEDAPRPLPDRLRPRSLADVVGQDHILGPDGALTRMLETRTLGSLVFWGPPGTGKTTVARLLADATELHFEQISAVFSGVADLKKVFDAARARREMGKGTLLFVDEVHRFNRAQQDSFLPVMEDGTVVLVGATTENPSFELNAALLSRARVLVFHSLDAAAIEKLFAHAEKVEGRRLPLDAEARAVLVRMADGDGRAALTLVEEVWRAARKDEIFNAAQLQEILQRRAPIYDKSADGHYNLISALHKSVRGSDPDAALYYLARMLDAGEDPLFLARRVVRMAVEDIGLADPHALVICNAAKDAFDFLGHPEGELAIAQAVIYLATAPKSNAAYKAFGAAMRTAKEGGSLLPPKHILNSPTKLMKSEGYGSGYEYDHDAPDAFSGQDYFPEALGRQTFYDPPDRGFEREIRKRLDYWAKLRRERDRRE
- a CDS encoding amidohydrolase family protein, giving the protein MIGAAGASASANAQTLALVGGSVYASPDAAPVADAVIVISNGAIAATGNRNDIRIPSDARLIDCTGKTVVAGFWNSHVHFTQAAWKNAASASAASLTAHMEEMLTRWGFTTVWDVGSHPDDSLPLRRRVNAGEVLGPTIYLAGNIFPKDGHPAYLPAELQLPMATTPEEAAQWARLYMQLGLDGIKLFTGVYKGEGNPVVNMDVTIARAAIDVAHALGKPVFAHPQNSGGLEAVIAAGVDVMAHTTPQQRGYTPEQLARFKEQKVALSPTLSLFSKVPAPPEVIARLVDNVVGQLKSFSENGGTVLFGTDVGYTQLYDTTLEYELMRRALSERQILASLTTNPAQYFKAAKKGRVEKDFDADLVVLDGDPLADVTNLAKVAYTIRAGKVIYQKP
- a CDS encoding M48 family metallopeptidase, with the protein product MNRFRNYLRQAIRAAACISMLGSPLAAAADTVEVAPGVQVTKRSYTAPTNEQPFFGFAAKNSEEKASDEKFVSAIIGATGSREKAFEEITMRGWRAVNTGKIREAALRFNQAFLISPEQSSLYHGFAVVAQFRFNDLDAANELFKIALKQPNPVKALRADYGRFLLIAKRPREAQPVLEQAVKDSPDLGDAWTNLAVARFQNGDAAAACAAADEAGKKRPSNNSGDDLMTVRKAAQCK
- a CDS encoding RluA family pseudouridine synthase yields the protein MSRRVKRPLAKSRAPGDRPKGARPYRGAPAERPPAHRQGGKPTRFAEPRREKPVPVAAAPEKAEPPPLPTKVQTVVVTADENNMRVDRFLEARFPGLSFSHIQRIVRKGELRVNGKRADSKDRLEEGQSVRIPPLKLDTPKGAGPLSEAATKTLQALKEMTLFEDADVMVLNKPAGLAVQGGSGITRNVDDMLEVMRDAKGQKPRLVHRLDRETSGCLLIAKTRFAATALTGSFRHRSARKIYWALVAGVPKPKQGRISTYLAKEESEEDSIMRVAKHGDEGASHAVTYYAVVETSAQKLAWVSLKPVTGRTHQLRAHMAHIDHAIVGDPKYFNKENWELPGGLQNRLHLLARRLVIPHPRGGVIDVSAPLPPHMLQSWNLLGLEHDRFDPIENAPEE
- a CDS encoding type II toxin-antitoxin system RelE/ParE family toxin, with translation MIVSYRDKRTARFASGRHVKEFSGFARQAELRLDRLESATSLADLAALPGNRLEALRGDRAGLFSIRINDQWRICFGWPEGSPGPIEVEIVDYH